One Flavobacterium sp. 90 DNA segment encodes these proteins:
- a CDS encoding aldo/keto reductase, giving the protein MKKRMLGNSGLEVSTMGLGCMGMSFGYGPAHDKKEMIALLRSAYEKGITFFDTAECYGPFLNETLLGEALAPFRDKVVIATKFGFEDGDSKKGLNSRPEYIKQRIEDSLKRLNTDVIDLYYQHRVDPNVPIEDVAGTIKDLIQEGKVKHFGLSEAGAESIRRAHAVQPVTALQSEYSLWWRTPEEEVFPTLEELGIGFVPFSPLGRGFLTGKIDENTKFDSTDFRNIVPRFTPEARKANQTLVDLLAKIATEKGATNAQIALAWILAQKPWIVPIPGTTKLYRLEENLGAVTLELSAQDLEAIEDAASKIKIEGSRYPEHLQKIVGK; this is encoded by the coding sequence ATGAAAAAACGTATGCTTGGAAACAGCGGTCTTGAAGTCTCAACTATGGGATTAGGCTGTATGGGAATGAGTTTTGGATATGGACCGGCTCATGACAAAAAAGAAATGATCGCTTTATTGCGTTCAGCGTATGAAAAAGGAATCACTTTTTTTGATACTGCCGAATGTTATGGACCATTTTTGAACGAAACACTTTTAGGAGAAGCTTTGGCGCCATTTCGTGATAAAGTTGTGATTGCGACAAAATTTGGTTTTGAAGACGGTGATTCTAAAAAAGGCTTAAACAGCCGTCCGGAATATATAAAACAAAGAATTGAAGATTCTCTAAAAAGATTAAATACAGATGTTATCGATTTGTATTATCAACATCGAGTTGATCCAAATGTCCCGATAGAAGATGTTGCAGGAACGATTAAAGATTTGATTCAGGAAGGAAAAGTAAAACATTTTGGACTTTCAGAAGCAGGAGCAGAGAGTATTCGTCGTGCGCATGCCGTTCAGCCCGTTACTGCTTTGCAAAGTGAATATTCGCTTTGGTGGAGAACTCCCGAGGAAGAAGTTTTTCCAACTTTAGAAGAACTCGGAATCGGATTTGTGCCTTTTAGTCCGCTTGGAAGAGGTTTCCTTACGGGAAAAATCGATGAAAATACTAAATTTGATAGTACAGATTTCAGAAACATTGTACCACGTTTTACACCGGAAGCGCGCAAAGCAAATCAGACTTTAGTAGATTTATTAGCAAAAATTGCAACAGAAAAAGGCGCAACAAACGCTCAAATTGCATTAGCGTGGATTTTAGCTCAAAAACCATGGATTGTTCCAATTCCCGGAACAACAAAATTGTATCGTTTAGAAGAAAATCTTGGAGCAGTAACTTTAGAACTTTCCGCACAAGATTTGGAAGCAATCGAAGACGCCGCTTCAAAAATAAAAATCGAAGGATCACGTTATCCGGAGCATTTACAAAAGATTGTTGGGAAGTAA